A genomic segment from Triticum dicoccoides isolate Atlit2015 ecotype Zavitan chromosome 1A, WEW_v2.0, whole genome shotgun sequence encodes:
- the LOC119271582 gene encoding uncharacterized protein LOC119271582 isoform X2 gives MMVAIDSQIVCVDMQNSPVQNDPVYVLKPVVVQTARYPPQAPMNERVTGCNCEPMPRLKNRQHQSSVLETINEVHDGPAQDDDEHMDATNESDDHIECWTKIVPQDDWERELEQVFVLRPKTRCPQYPQAQEDQSSQSNDKACADTCTDNCEKARTARCSVAQKKITKMMFC, from the exons ATGATGGTGGCCATCGATTCCCA GATTGTATGTGTCGACATGCAAAACTCTCCCGTGCAGAATGACCCAGTTTACGTTTTAAAACCAGTGGTGGTGCAAACTGCGAGGTATCCACCACAGGCGCCAATGAATGAAAGAGTTACTGGATGCAATTGCGAACCTATGCCGCGCCTGAAGAACCGTCAACACCAATCAAGCGTCCTGGAGACAATCAATGAG GTGCATGATGGAcctgcacaagatgatgatgaacaCATGGATGCTACCAATGAAAGTGATGATCACATTGAATGCTGGACTAAGATTGTTCCTCAAGATGACTGGGAGCGAGAACTCGAGCAAGTCTTTGTTCTAAGGCCTAAAACACGATGTCCGCAATATCCACAAGCTCAAGAAGACCAGTCTAGTCAGAGCAATGATAAGGCATGTGCAGATACTTGTACAGACAACTGTGAGAAAGCTAGAACTGCACGTTGTTCTGTCGCCCAAAAAAAGATAACAAAAATGATGTTCTGCTAA
- the LOC119271582 gene encoding uncharacterized protein LOC119271582 isoform X1, producing the protein MAPDEDDDDLTSRIVCVDMQNSPVQNDPVYVLKPVVVQTARYPPQAPMNERVTGCNCEPMPRLKNRQHQSSVLETINEVHDGPAQDDDEHMDATNESDDHIECWTKIVPQDDWERELEQVFVLRPKTRCPQYPQAQEDQSSQSNDKACADTCTDNCEKARTARCSVAQKKITKMMFC; encoded by the exons ATGGCACCTGATGAAGACGATGATGACCTAACTAGCAGGATTGTATGTGTCGACATGCAAAACTCTCCCGTGCAGAATGACCCAGTTTACGTTTTAAAACCAGTGGTGGTGCAAACTGCGAGGTATCCACCACAGGCGCCAATGAATGAAAGAGTTACTGGATGCAATTGCGAACCTATGCCGCGCCTGAAGAACCGTCAACACCAATCAAGCGTCCTGGAGACAATCAATGAG GTGCATGATGGAcctgcacaagatgatgatgaacaCATGGATGCTACCAATGAAAGTGATGATCACATTGAATGCTGGACTAAGATTGTTCCTCAAGATGACTGGGAGCGAGAACTCGAGCAAGTCTTTGTTCTAAGGCCTAAAACACGATGTCCGCAATATCCACAAGCTCAAGAAGACCAGTCTAGTCAGAGCAATGATAAGGCATGTGCAGATACTTGTACAGACAACTGTGAGAAAGCTAGAACTGCACGTTGTTCTGTCGCCCAAAAAAAGATAACAAAAATGATGTTCTGCTAA